GAGCGTCCCCGGATCCCGGCGTAGAGGACGTAGACCATCGCCGCCTCGATGCTGAACCAGGCGAGGGTGTGCACGGCCTTGACGGCCTTCAGCCCGGCGCTGCGAAACACGGACGGCGGGGCATCCACGCGCGCTACCTCGCCTGCTGCAGGGCCAGCACGATGATGGCGGTATTGATGCCCAGCCCGATCAGCCACCACGGGTTGAACGTGAGCAGCAGCAGGGCCGTGGAGATTCCTGCGCCGGCAACCGTGACCGGAATCCACCACGGCGCCTCCACCAGGACTCCCAGTCCGCCGAGTCCCAGTACCGCGGCGGCGGCGATGGCCAGGGCAGCGGCCGTTCGGCGCACCTCGCCGGCGAAGGGGGACCGGCCGACGTCGAACGGCGCCTTCGCGTCCGGCCGCGGCAGCCAGATGGCCAGGTGGACCAGGCCGTGGGCGACCAGAAACAGTCCTGCTAACCAGCGCACGGCAGTCCTCCCTCGCGGTCCGGGGCTGCGTCCAGCGAAGCACCGCCGCCACCGGCAGGGCTAGGGGCGGAAGTCCCTCGACCGGCGTCCGGCCAACGTCCGGGATACCAGACACAACAATTGGAGCGTGCCCGCTGGCACCCGGGTGCCGGGTGCATGCTTAAGTACGGGATACCGGACACCGGCCCGTTGAGGAGGAACACATGCAAGCAGCCAGTGCCAACACCGAGCCAATCGTGGCCGCCAGCGCCGCGCCAAAGCCCGCGGCCAGGGTGGCCTCCAAGGTGCCCGCGGCCGAGAACACCCTGCGCATCCTGAAACTGCTGGCCTCCAAGCGCGGGCCGATGGCGGCGTCGAACATTGCCACCTCCCTGGGCCTGCCGCGCTCCAGTGTCTACCACCTGCTCGGCGTGATGGAGGCGAATGGCTTCGTCCTGCACCTGCACGAGGAACAGCGCTACGGCCTCGGCATCAGCGCTTTCGAGCTGAGCAGCGCCTATTCCCGCCAGGAGCCGCTCTCCCGGCTCGGCCGGCCGATGCTCGCGACGCTCGTGGACGTGATCGGGGAGAGCGCGCACCTGGCCGTGCTGCATGGCCGGGACGTGCTCTACATCGTCGAGGAGCGGGCCAAGAACCGGCCCTCGCTGGTGACCGACGTCGGCGTCCGGCTGCCCAGCCACCTCACTGCCAGCGGGCGCGCGATCCTGGCTGCGTTGCCGAAGTCCCAGGTCCGGGCGCTGTACCCGAACGCCGCCGCCTTCACCGCGCGGCATGAGACGGAATCCCCGATCACCAAGTACTCCGCGCTGTCCTCGCACCTTGACCAGGTCCGGCAGCGCGGCTACGCCACCGAACACGGCGAGGTGACGCCGGGCTTCGGGTCGATCGCCGCTGCCGTGACGGACCACACCGGCTGGCCCACGGCGGCCGTCGCCGTGACCTTCCTGGAGGACAAACTGCCCGCCGAGCAGTGGCCGGTCCTGGCCGGGCGGGTGAAGAAAGTCGCGGACGATCTCTCGGCCCGCATCCACGGCCGCCCCAGCCCAGCCAACCCGCAGTAGTCGTCGTTCCGACGTCTCACAGTGCCAAGGGATGGGCGCTGGCTGCGTCTGGAATCCCGGACAGTACCCGCCGGAAGCCCCTGTTTCCGGGGCTCCGGACAGGCTTTAGTTGATACAGAACCGCTTCCCCGGATCCACCCAGAGAACAAAGGAGCCACTCATGGCACCCGCCGATTTCACCACCGGTGCCCGCCCGGTCAAAGCAGCCCGCGGCACCGAGCTCACTGCCAAGAGCTGGCAGACCGAGGCCCCGCTGCGCATGCTGATGAACAACCTGGACCCCGAGGTCGCCGAGCGCCCGGAGGACCTGGTGGTCTACGGCGGCACCGGCCGCGCCGTCCGGTCCTGGGCGGCGTTCGACGCCATCACCCGCACCCTGGAGACCATGGAAAAGGACGAGACCCTGCTGGTCCAGTCCGGCAAGCCCGTCGGTGTCTTCCGCACCAACGAGTGGGCGCCGCGCGTGCTGCTGGCGAACTCCAACCTCGTCGGTGACTGGGCCACCTGGCCCGAGTTCCGCCGGCTCGAGGCCGAGGGCCTGATGATGTACGGCCAGATGACCGCCGGGTCCTGGATCTACATCGGCACCCAGGGGATCCTGCAGGGCACCTTCGAAACCTTCGCCGCGATCGCCCGCAAGCTCACCGGGGATGAGAACGGCACGCTTGCCGGCACCCTGACCCTCACCGGCGGCTGCGGCGGCATGGGCGGCGCCCAGCCGCTCGCCGTCACCCTGAACGAGGGCGCCTGCCTAATCGTCGACGTCGACGAGAGCCACCTGCGCCGCCGCGCCGGCAAGCGCTACCTCGACGAGGTGGAGACCGACCTCGACGCCGCCATCGCCAAGGTCCTGAAAGCCAAGGAAGAGCGCCGCGGCTGGTCGGTGGGCTACGTCGGCAACGCCGCCACAGTCTTCCCGGAAATCCTGCGCCGCCACAACGCCGGCGAGCTCACCGTGGACATCGTCACGGACCAGACCTCCGCGCACGACCCCCTGAGCTACCTGCCCGAAGGCATCACGGTCGAGGAATGGCACCGCGAGGCCGCCGCCGACCCGGAAGGCTTCACCAAGAAGGCCCAGGCCTCGATGGCCAAGCACGTCCAGGCCATGGTCGAATTCCAGGACGCCGGCGCCGAGGTGTTCGACTACGGCAACTCGATCCGCGACGAGGCCCGCAAGGGCGGCTACGACCGGGCCTTCGAATTCCCCGGCTTCGTGCCGGCCTACATCCGGCCGCTGTTCTGCGAGGGCCTCGGCCCGTTTCGCTGGGTCGCCCTGTCCGGCGACCCGGAGGACATTGCGGTGACGGACAAGGCGATCAAGGCGCTCTTCCCGGAGAACAAGCACCTGCACCGCTGGATCGACGCCGCGCAGGAACGGGTGGAGTTCGAAGGCCTGCCGGCCCGCATCTGCTGGCTGGGCTACGGCGACCGCGCCAAGGCCGGCCTGCTGTTCAACCAGCTCGTCAGGGAGGGCAAGGTCAAGGCCCCCATCGTGATCGGACGTGACCACCTAGACTCCGGCTCCGTCGCCTCTCCGTACCGCGAGACCGAGGCCATGGCCGACGGCTCCGACGCGATCGCGGACTGGCCGCTGCTCAACGCCCTGCTCAACACCGCCTCCGGCGCCACCTGGGTCTCCATCCACCACGGCGGCGGCGTCGGCATCGGCCGCTCCATCCACGCCGGCCAGGTCTCGGTCGCCGACGGCACCGACCTCGCGGCGCAGAAGCTCGAGCGCCTGCTCACCAACGACCCCGGCATGGGCGTCATCCGCCACGCCGACGCCGGCTACGACCGTGCCGTCGAGGTCGCCAAGGAACGCGGCGTACGCATCCCCATGAATGAAAGCAAATAGGACTTCGCCATGACTCTCCTCCCCACGAACTCCCTAACCTCGCAAGTCCCCACCGGCTCCCAGCCTTCGCAAGCTCAGGCCGGGTCCCTCGCCGGTGGGGCCCCTCGGCCAGGGAACCCTGTCCGCGTGGCCCCAACGCACGAACCGCTCACCGTAACCCTCGGCTCCAGCGGTGTCACCCCCGAGGACGTCGTCGCCGTCGCCCGCCACGACGCCCACGTGACCATCTCCCAGGACGCCCTCGACGCCGTCGCCAAGGTCCGCGCCCACATCGACGACCTCGCACACAGCGAGACGCCCGCCTACGGCATCTCCACCGGTTTCGGCGCCCTGGCCAACCGGCACATCCCGGGCGGGCTGCGCACCCAGCTGCAGAAATCCCTGATCCGCAGCCACGCCGCCGGCATGGGCCCGGCCGTGGAACGCGAGGTGGTCCGCGGCATCATGTTCCTGCGCGCCAAGACCCTGGCCTCCGGCCGCACCGGCGTCCGGCCCGTGGTGCTGCAGACCATGGTGGACGTCCTCAACGCCGGCATCACCCCGGTGGTCCGGGAATTCGGCTCGCTCGGCTGCTCGGGCGACCTCGCCCCGCTGTCCCACTGCGCCCTGGTCCTGATGGGCGAAGGCGAAGCGGCCGGCCCGGACGGCACGCTGTACGGCCCCAAGGGTGCCCGCCCGGTCGCGGAACTCCTCGCCGCGCACGGAATCGAACCCGTCACCCTCGCCGAGAAGGAGGGCCTGGCCCTGGTCAACGGGACCGAGGGCATGCTCGGCATGCTGCTGATGGCCATCGCGGACCTCCGCGAGCTGCTCACGACGGCGGACATCACCGCCGCGCTGAGCGTCGAGGCGCTACTCGGCACCGACCAGGTATTCCTGCCCGAGCTGCACGCCGCGCTCCGCCCGCACCCGGGCCAGGCCGCCGCGGCGGACAACATGCTCCGGGTGCTGTCCGACTCGCCGATCGTCGCCTCGCACCGGATCAACGACACCAAGGTCCAGGACGCCTACTCGCTGCGCTGCGCACCCCAGGTCGCCGGCGCCGTCCGCGATACCGTGGACCACGCCGCCCTGGTCGCCTCCCGCGAACTCGCCGCCGCGATCGACAACCCGGTGGTCCTGCCGGACGGCCGGGTCAGCTCCAACGGCAACTTCCACGGCGCCCCGGTGGCCTACGTGCTGGACTTCCTGGCGATCGCCGTCGCGGATCTCAGCTCCATCGCCGAACGCCGGACCGACCGGATGCTGGACCCGGCCCGCTCGCACGGGCTGCCGGCCTTCCTGGCCGCCGACCCGGGCGTCGACTCGGGCCTGATGATCGCCCAGTACACCCAGGCCGGGCTGGTCTCGGACAATAAGCGCCTCGCCGTGCCCGCGTCGGTGGACTCGATCCCGAGCTCCGCAATGCAGGAGGACCACGTCTCGATGGGCTGGCACGCGGCCCGCAAGCTTCGCCGCGCGGTGGAGAACCTGCGCCGCGTCCTGGCAATCGAACTCGTGACCTCGGCCCGGGCCCTGGACATCCGCACCCAGCTCTCCGGCGGGGAACTGACCCCGGGACCGGCCGGGGCCGCGGTAATCGCGGTGCTGCGCGACGTCGTCGAGGGCCCGGGCACTGACCGTTTCCTCTCACCCGAACTGGAGGCCGCCGACCTGCTGGTCGCCTCCGGGAAGGTCCGGGCCGCCGCCGAATCCGCCGTCGGAAATCTGGCCTGACGGCAAAGAAAATACGAGGCGGGAAGGGAATTTCCGGCAGCCCCGAAATAGTGGGCAACACGGCCCACGGGGCCAAGGGAAATGTAGTAAAAATATGACCAAGCCCACACCAAAGATGTTGTGGCCCAGAAATTGAAAAACGAACCTACAAAGGGGTAGCAGTTCATGAAAGCACGCGGGACGGTCATGTCCAGGCGCACGGCGTTCGCCGGCACGGTCTCCGACTGGAGGAGCCTCAAGACAGGGGACCGGGTCGAAATTGTGAAGCACGCACAGTTGCTGGCGGCAGGAGAAGTCGAAGAGGTCTCGGCCAGCGGCAACGTGCTCTGGCTGGTGCCGGGAGCGCCGTCCGAGGCGCAGCTCTTCCTGAAGTCCGACGGCGTGCAGGTGCGGCGGAGCTAGTCGCCTCGCGCCGCCAGCGGCAAGCAGAAGGGCCGGCGCGGGGAGTTCCCCGCACCGGCCCTTTGCCGTCTCGCAGCCAGCGCAGGCTAGGCGGCGACGTCCTCGTGGGTTTCGCCGAAGGGCACGGTGTCGTCGAGCGCGACCGTGTAGGCGCCGGGTTCATGCCGGGTGACCCGGATCCCGCACCGGCGGTCCCGGACGGCCGAGGCGATGAGGGTGTTGACGGCATTTTCGAGGCCGTGGTGGACCTCGTGGGCGCTGGCGAACGAGAGCCTGATGGACGTCGTGTCAGCGGCCTGGGTCTGCATAGTGGGTGTGTTCATTGACTGGTCTTTCCTAGAATCCGGCCGGTTGGCCGCCCTCCATTCTAGTCTGTCCGGCGTGGCTTACCCGCCCGGAGCCGATAGTGTGCAGGTGGCGGTATATCTTTTGAGGCGAGGGGCGCCGTTCTGGTTGGAACGGCGCCCCGACCCATTCCAGGCCCGCATCCCGCTCGCGGCAGGAGGACGTGCACGTGTTTGAGGCTCCCAGTGTTGTCTATACCGCGGCCGGCATCGCCGTTTTCATCGCGGCCGTGCTGCCCAAGCTGCTGCGCCGGGCGCCCCTCTCGATGCCCATGGTGTTCCTCGGCGCGGGCATGCTGGCCTTTACCCTGATGGCCGCCCTGCCGGACCCCGACCCGCTGCAGCACGGTGAGTTCGTCACCTCCCTGACTGAAGTCTGCGTCATCGTCTCGCTGATGGGCGCCGGGCTGGCGCTGGACCGGCCGCTCGGACGGCGGCAGTGGTCAACAACCTGGCGGATGCTCGGACTGGCCATGCCGCTGTGCATCATTGGCCTGACCGTGCTGGGACTCTGGTTCCTCGGCCTCGGCCTGGGCGCCGCCCTCCTCGTCGCGGCAGCCCTGGCCCCCACCGATCCGGTCCTGGCCTCCGAGGTGCAGGTGGGGGAGCCCGCCGACGAGGAGGCAGGTACCGAGCGGGAGGACGAGATCCGTTTCGGACTGACCTCCGAGGCTGGCCTGAACGACGGCCTTGCGTTCCCGTTCGTCTACCTCGCCATCGCCATCAGCTTCGTGGGGGCGTCGCCGTCCGGCTGGCTGGGACACTTTCTGGCGGTGGATGTGCTCTGGCGGATCGGCGTCGGCGTGCTGCTCGGACTGGCCACGGGGAAGCTGCTGGGGCGGCTCTTCTTTACGGCCCGGCATGAGAGCGTCCGGCTGTCCAACCACTCCGAGGGTTTCGTGGCGCTGGCGGCAACGTTCCTGGCCTACGGCGTCACGCAGATGGTGGAGGGCTACGGCTTCGTCGCGGTGTTCGTCTGCGCCGTCACCATCCGGGCCGCCGAGCGCACGCACGGCTTCCACCGCGTCATGCACTCCTACGTGGAGCAGCTGGAGCGGCTGCTGACGGTGGTCATCCTGGTCCTGCTGGGCGGGGCCATCGCGCGCGGCCTGCTGGCCGGGATCGGCTGGGCCGAGGTGCTCGTGGCGCTGGCGTTCCTGCTGCTGGTGCGCCCGCTGGCCGGCTGGCTCGGGCTGGCCCGGGGCAAGACCGGCCCCCGCGAACGCATCGCCATCTCCTTCTTCGGCATCCGCGGCATCGGCTCCCTGTACTACCTCGCCTACGCCCTCGGCCACGGGAACTTCGGTGCCCAGGCGGAGCAGCTCTGGGCCTTTGTGGGGCTGGTGGTGGCGATGTCGATCGTGCTGCACGGCGCGACGACGGCGCCGGTGATGAACCGGCTGGACCGGCTGCGTGAGCGCCGCGCGGTGGAACAGCACGGCGACGAGGGCCAGGCACCGCACACGGCTATCTGAGGTCCCGCGGGGGCGGACGCCGCGCCCCGGCTACCGCAGCAGCGTGTTGATCAGCCGCGCGGCGACCCTGGCGGTGCGGCCGTCGACGTCGAACTCCGGGTTGAGCTCCGCAACGTCCAGATGCAGCAGCTTCCCGCTCGCGGCCACCTGCCGGCAGACCGCGCTGATCACCGGCAGCTGGACGCCGTAGGCGGCCGGGGCGCTCACCCCTGGCGCCACCGACGCCGGCAGCACGTCCAGGTCGATGGTCAGGTACAGCGCGTCCACCTGCGCCAGGAACGCGGCCACAAAGGCGTGCGCCGCCTCCGGGGAACAGTCCTCGTCCAGCAGGTAGTCCACTCCGAGCTCGGCGGCGGTGCGGAACAGTGCGGGGGTGTTGTTGGGTTCGGAGATCCCGACGACGGCATACTGCAGTTCGCGGCCCGCGGCGGCTTCGGCCCGGGCCATCTGCAGGAACGGGGTACCGGAACTGGGCACGGGCTCGTCGCGGAGGTCGAAATGGGCGTCCAGGTTCAGCACGCCCACCCGGAGGCCTTCGCGGACCGCGGCGGAGCCGGCGACGCCGAGGTAACTGGCGAAGGCGGTTTCGTGGCCGCCGCCGAGCACCACGGGCATGGCGCCGGCGTCGAGCAGTGCGGTGATGGCGAGCCCGGCCCGCGCCTGCCCGGCCTCCAGTGCGTCGCCGGTGACGGTGACGTCGCCGGCGTCGCGCACCTCCCGGTCCAGGTGGAAGGCGAGCGGGCCGAGGGCGGCACGGATGGCTGCCGGTGCGGCCGCCGCCCCGACCCGGCCCTTGTTGCGCCGCACGCCGGCATCGCTGCCGAAGCCGAGGATGACGGCGGGCCGGGGGGCGGAGGAGCCGGCCGGCTGCCGGTGCCCGAGCGGGTGGGCAGCGTAGGGCGTCACGGCCTGCCACCAGCGGCGGTGCTCGGCGCCATCGCCGTCGAACCGCCCGGTCCAGGGCTGCGGCGGGACATCAACGGCGGTGGCGGGAGAAGGCATGCTCCTAGCTCACCCCAGCCCGGGCCGGAAAACCAGCAGCGCCGCCGCCGGAGTGTCCGAAATCCCGGAACCTTTTCCCAAAGCCGGTTAAACGCCGCCGAGTCCGCAATTGGCGGCAGTGTTTTCCGAAAGACGAAAGACGAAAGACACTGCTGCGGACTGCGGACTCGGCGGGAAGGGGAGGCCCTAGTGGATGCCGAGCGCGGCCTCGATCGGGCCGATGCCGAAGAACAGCAGGAACGCGGCGGCCACGGCCCACATCAGCGGGTGCACCTCGCGGGCGCGGCCCTGAACCAGGCGGATCAGCACGAAGGAGATGAACCCGGCGCCGAGGCCATTGGCGATCGAGTACGTGAACGGCATCAGCGTGAACGTCAGGAACGCCGGGATCGCGATGCCCCAGTCCTGCCAGTCGATCTTGCCGACCTGGGACACCATCATGAAGCCGACGACGACGAGCGCCGGAGCCACGGCTTCGAACGGCACCAGGTTGATCAGCGGGGTGAAGAACATGGCGACGAGGAACAACAGTCCAGTGACGATCGAGGCCAGGCCGGTCCGGGCGCCCTCGCCAATGCCGGCGCCGGACTCGACGTAGATCTGGTTGGAGGAGACGGACGCGCCGCCGCCCACGATGGCGCCCAGGGCGTCGATCTGCAGCACCCGGTCCACGTTGGGGATGTTGCCGTCCTTGTCGATGGTGCCGGCCTCGGTGGCCAGGCCCACCATGGTGCCCATGGCGTCGAAGAAGATGCTCAGCAGGATCACGAAGGCCAGCAGGGTGGCGGCCACGAAGCCGAGGTGCTCGAACGCGCCGAACGGGTTGGCCTTGCCGATCAGGGACAGGTCCGGGGCGGCCCACTCGGTGAACTTGGGCGCCACGAGGGACCAGCCCTGCGGGTTGAAGGTCTTGCCGTCGAAGCTGGGCCCGATGTGCAGGGTGAATTCCAGGATCACGGACAGGATGGTGGAGCTGATGATACCGATCAGGATGGCGCCCTTGACCTTGCGCACCACGAGGGCGATGGTCAGGACCAGGCCGATCACGAACACCAGAGTGGGCCAGCCAAGGAGCTTGCCGTCGAAGCCGAGGCCCACGGGGACGGTGGTGCCCGCGACGTCCGGGATGCGGCGGACGAAGCCGGCGTTGACCAGGCCGATCAGGGCGATGAAGAGGCCGATGCCCACCACGATCGCCGTCTTCAGCCCTTCGGGGACGGCCCGGAACACGGCGGTCCGGAAGCCCGTGAGGACCAGGATCAGCATGGTGACACCGGAGAGGACCACCAGGCCCATCATGTCCGGCCAGGTCAGGCCCGGGTTGGTGGCGACGGTGACGGCCACGAACGCGTTGACGCCGAGGCCGGTTGCCAGCGCGAAGGGGTGCTTGGCCCAGGCGCCCATCAGGATGGTCAGGATGCCCGCCACGAGGGCCGTGACGGCGGCGACGGCCGGGAAGCCGAGCGTTCCGCCGGAGGAATCCGGCCCGGAGAGGATCAGCGGGTTCAGGACCACGATGTAGCTCATGGCAAAGAACGTGGCGAACCCGCCACGGATCTCGCGTGAGAAGTTCGACCCCCGCTCGGAAATCTTGAAATACCGGTCGAGTGCAGAGCCCTGCTTAAGCAATTGGTCCTCCGGGAGGGAAAAGGGGTGTTAGCTAAATCCTATTAGGCGTGACGGCGCCCACGCGCCAAACTCGCCTAGTCTGTAAGGAAGCCAACACTAGGAGCGGGCCGGCCATGCGTTTGACCAGACAACTTCCGGGAGCCCTGCTGGGCCTGATCACGCTGCTTGCGTTCCTGCTGGGCGCCGCGCTGCTGGTTGCCGGACCGGCCTCCGCCCACGACTCGGTGGAATCGACCAGCCCCGCCGCCGGCGCGACGGTACCCACAGCGCCGGAAGCGGTGTCGCTCACCCTCAGCGAACGCCCGCTGGCGCTCGGCACCCAGATCAAGGTCAACGACGCGGCCGGCACCAACTGGGCCGACGGCGCGGTGCAGATCGTGGACAACGTTGCGTCGCAGAAGCTCAAGGCGGGCGCCCCGGCCGGCCCCTACACGGTGCTATGGCGGGTCGCCAGCTCCGACGGCCACCCGATCGAGGGCACCTTCGGCTTTACCGCTGCAGGCGCCGCGCCGTCGGCGGGTGCGGGCGCGGCGGCGGGCGGCGCGGCGGGAACGGTGCCGACGCTGGGCACCGCCCAGCCGGGCACAACGGTCGCGCCGACGCCGGTGCCGGACGCCTCCCAGCCGTTCCCGTGGAGCATCGTGCTCTTCGTCGCGGTGGCCGTGGGCATCCTCGTGGCCCTGGCGCTGTCGGCGAAGCGGCGCCTCAACGCCGGCGACGACAGCGTCCCCGGCGCAGGAGACAGCGCGGGAAACGGCGCAGGAACAAACGGCGCAGGAAGCGGCGAGGGCGGCGGCTCCTAGGCCGGCAGGGCCAATCCGCCGGGCAGCAGGGAGGGCATGCCGTCCGGGTTCACCTTGGCGGAAATCGCCTGTCCCACCAGCTTGGCCTGGCGGAGGACTTCCTTCGGCGTGGGGGTGATGAGTTCGCCGACGCCGACAAGGTACATGCCGAGCGCGTGCATGGCGCCCATCAGGTTCTGGCCCGCGGCCACCCCCAGCTCGGCCAGCATGCGGCGCAACTGGCTGTGCGCGCAGCGGGTGAGGACCAGGTGGTCGGCGTAGAGGATCCCGTTGGGGGTGCTGACAGCCCAAGGTTGCATCCGGTGCGCAGCATCGTGAAGGTGCTCGCCGGCGTCGAGGCCGCCAACGCCCAGACCGTCGGCGTCGAGGTGGTCCAGCTGCAGGGCGCGGACGTCATTGCGGATGTCGAGCTTGTGGCTGGCGGCGTAGTTCCGCAGGTGCCGCAGGATCTCGTTGCGTTCCCGGAGCGTGGCCGCATCCGCCGCGTCGCACCGCTGCAGCGAGGAGGTATTGGCCGGGTTCCCGGCTCCGAGGAGGTCCAGCCCGTCCACCACGATGGCGCCGACCCCGCGGCGCTGCAGCTCGCTGGCCACCGCCAGTCCGGAAAGCCCCGTGCCGATGACCACAGTGCTGGTCCGTTCGATTCCGCCGTACGCGGGCATGCTCGACACTGCGGGGTCCTTCCTCGAATGATGCGTTTTCCGGACGCATGTCCGGAACACTTTTCCGCTGACACGTCCTACGCGCACTCCCCAGGGGAGCCTGCGATCTGAAAGACGAGTCTCGGTTCAGCAATGCCTCAGAGGATACCCAAGATTGCCGGCTGTGAACAGGGGCGGCTTCACTTTGATTTTTCCCGGGATTATGCCGTTTTGCGCTGGCCGAACC
The nucleotide sequence above comes from Arthrobacter sp. KBS0702. Encoded proteins:
- a CDS encoding sodium:proton antiporter, with the translated sequence MFEAPSVVYTAAGIAVFIAAVLPKLLRRAPLSMPMVFLGAGMLAFTLMAALPDPDPLQHGEFVTSLTEVCVIVSLMGAGLALDRPLGRRQWSTTWRMLGLAMPLCIIGLTVLGLWFLGLGLGAALLVAAALAPTDPVLASEVQVGEPADEEAGTEREDEIRFGLTSEAGLNDGLAFPFVYLAIAISFVGASPSGWLGHFLAVDVLWRIGVGVLLGLATGKLLGRLFFTARHESVRLSNHSEGFVALAATFLAYGVTQMVEGYGFVAVFVCAVTIRAAERTHGFHRVMHSYVEQLERLLTVVILVLLGGAIARGLLAGIGWAEVLVALAFLLLVRPLAGWLGLARGKTGPRERIAISFFGIRGIGSLYYLAYALGHGNFGAQAEQLWAFVGLVVAMSIVLHGATTAPVMNRLDRLRERRAVEQHGDEGQAPHTAI
- a CDS encoding urocanate hydratase translates to MAPADFTTGARPVKAARGTELTAKSWQTEAPLRMLMNNLDPEVAERPEDLVVYGGTGRAVRSWAAFDAITRTLETMEKDETLLVQSGKPVGVFRTNEWAPRVLLANSNLVGDWATWPEFRRLEAEGLMMYGQMTAGSWIYIGTQGILQGTFETFAAIARKLTGDENGTLAGTLTLTGGCGGMGGAQPLAVTLNEGACLIVDVDESHLRRRAGKRYLDEVETDLDAAIAKVLKAKEERRGWSVGYVGNAATVFPEILRRHNAGELTVDIVTDQTSAHDPLSYLPEGITVEEWHREAAADPEGFTKKAQASMAKHVQAMVEFQDAGAEVFDYGNSIRDEARKGGYDRAFEFPGFVPAYIRPLFCEGLGPFRWVALSGDPEDIAVTDKAIKALFPENKHLHRWIDAAQERVEFEGLPARICWLGYGDRAKAGLLFNQLVREGKVKAPIVIGRDHLDSGSVASPYRETEAMADGSDAIADWPLLNALLNTASGATWVSIHHGGGVGIGRSIHAGQVSVADGTDLAAQKLERLLTNDPGMGVIRHADAGYDRAVEVAKERGVRIPMNESK
- a CDS encoding FAD-binding protein, with the protein product MPAYGGIERTSTVVIGTGLSGLAVASELQRRGVGAIVVDGLDLLGAGNPANTSSLQRCDAADAATLRERNEILRHLRNYAASHKLDIRNDVRALQLDHLDADGLGVGGLDAGEHLHDAAHRMQPWAVSTPNGILYADHLVLTRCAHSQLRRMLAELGVAAGQNLMGAMHALGMYLVGVGELITPTPKEVLRQAKLVGQAISAKVNPDGMPSLLPGGLALPA
- a CDS encoding IclR family transcriptional regulator, which encodes MQAASANTEPIVAASAAPKPAARVASKVPAAENTLRILKLLASKRGPMAASNIATSLGLPRSSVYHLLGVMEANGFVLHLHEEQRYGLGISAFELSSAYSRQEPLSRLGRPMLATLVDVIGESAHLAVLHGRDVLYIVEERAKNRPSLVTDVGVRLPSHLTASGRAILAALPKSQVRALYPNAAAFTARHETESPITKYSALSSHLDQVRQRGYATEHGEVTPGFGSIAAAVTDHTGWPTAAVAVTFLEDKLPAEQWPVLAGRVKKVADDLSARIHGRPSPANPQ
- a CDS encoding NCS2 family permease, with protein sequence MLKQGSALDRYFKISERGSNFSREIRGGFATFFAMSYIVVLNPLILSGPDSSGGTLGFPAVAAVTALVAGILTILMGAWAKHPFALATGLGVNAFVAVTVATNPGLTWPDMMGLVVLSGVTMLILVLTGFRTAVFRAVPEGLKTAIVVGIGLFIALIGLVNAGFVRRIPDVAGTTVPVGLGFDGKLLGWPTLVFVIGLVLTIALVVRKVKGAILIGIISSTILSVILEFTLHIGPSFDGKTFNPQGWSLVAPKFTEWAAPDLSLIGKANPFGAFEHLGFVAATLLAFVILLSIFFDAMGTMVGLATEAGTIDKDGNIPNVDRVLQIDALGAIVGGGASVSSNQIYVESGAGIGEGARTGLASIVTGLLFLVAMFFTPLINLVPFEAVAPALVVVGFMMVSQVGKIDWQDWGIAIPAFLTFTLMPFTYSIANGLGAGFISFVLIRLVQGRAREVHPLMWAVAAAFLLFFGIGPIEAALGIH
- a CDS encoding copper resistance CopC family protein, producing MRLTRQLPGALLGLITLLAFLLGAALLVAGPASAHDSVESTSPAAGATVPTAPEAVSLTLSERPLALGTQIKVNDAAGTNWADGAVQIVDNVASQKLKAGAPAGPYTVLWRVASSDGHPIEGTFGFTAAGAAPSAGAGAAAGGAAGTVPTLGTAQPGTTVAPTPVPDASQPFPWSIVLFVAVAVGILVALALSAKRRLNAGDDSVPGAGDSAGNGAGTNGAGSGEGGGS
- the hutG gene encoding formimidoylglutamase; this encodes MPSPATAVDVPPQPWTGRFDGDGAEHRRWWQAVTPYAAHPLGHRQPAGSSAPRPAVILGFGSDAGVRRNKGRVGAAAAPAAIRAALGPLAFHLDREVRDAGDVTVTGDALEAGQARAGLAITALLDAGAMPVVLGGGHETAFASYLGVAGSAAVREGLRVGVLNLDAHFDLRDEPVPSSGTPFLQMARAEAAAGRELQYAVVGISEPNNTPALFRTAAELGVDYLLDEDCSPEAAHAFVAAFLAQVDALYLTIDLDVLPASVAPGVSAPAAYGVQLPVISAVCRQVAASGKLLHLDVAELNPEFDVDGRTARVAARLINTLLR
- the hutH gene encoding histidine ammonia-lyase gives rise to the protein MAPTHEPLTVTLGSSGVTPEDVVAVARHDAHVTISQDALDAVAKVRAHIDDLAHSETPAYGISTGFGALANRHIPGGLRTQLQKSLIRSHAAGMGPAVEREVVRGIMFLRAKTLASGRTGVRPVVLQTMVDVLNAGITPVVREFGSLGCSGDLAPLSHCALVLMGEGEAAGPDGTLYGPKGARPVAELLAAHGIEPVTLAEKEGLALVNGTEGMLGMLLMAIADLRELLTTADITAALSVEALLGTDQVFLPELHAALRPHPGQAAAADNMLRVLSDSPIVASHRINDTKVQDAYSLRCAPQVAGAVRDTVDHAALVASRELAAAIDNPVVLPDGRVSSNGNFHGAPVAYVLDFLAIAVADLSSIAERRTDRMLDPARSHGLPAFLAADPGVDSGLMIAQYTQAGLVSDNKRLAVPASVDSIPSSAMQEDHVSMGWHAARKLRRAVENLRRVLAIELVTSARALDIRTQLSGGELTPGPAGAAVIAVLRDVVEGPGTDRFLSPELEAADLLVASGKVRAAAESAVGNLA